The Candidatus Neomarinimicrobiota bacterium genome segment AGGCGGTGAGTGACAGGGCTTGTGTCCAGGGGATGACCTTCCAGTTGTTAGACTATGAAATCTACACGGAATACCTCCTCGGGAGTGACTACAAAGCAGTGGGACCAGTGTTGCCAATCCCCTATTTCTGCGTCGCGAGAAATGCGATTTACGCCCTCGGTCAATTGAGAGATCCCAGGGCTATCGAGCCTCTCATTGAGTACCTAGATATCCCTGACAATAATATCCAGCTAAGTGCGATCATGGCCCTCAGTCTATATCGCGGCGAGAGAGTTGTGGATGCCTTGCTGGCAAAGCTTGCCTCAGAACAGGCGGTCCGTTGGCTGGCAGTGAAAGCACTGCAGACTATTGGCGATGAAAAAGCACTGAGCCCACTGGAACAACTCTCCCAGGCCGATCCTGATTCGACTATGCGCCAAGCAGCTGTGGAGGCCATAGAAATGATCAAGGCGTCAAAGCCTGAATGAGTACGTATACCGCCTAATAATAGCTTGTAGCCGATCCCTCGGCCTCCCATTCGGCGGAGCTATCCCGAGGCTTAGGGATGAAGGGCTCAGGGCAGGAGGCGGCTATACCACCCAACCGCTGAGCGTTCGGCTGGTGGACTTAATGTAGGAAAATCCCGCCCTAGCCTATCGTACCTGCTGGAAATCAAAGCTTCGAAGGTGGGTTTCCGCAACCAGGACGCCGGTGACCAGCAGCCCCTCGACGTGGGCCAGGATGGCGGCATCGTGGAGGTAGCTGCATACGGGTAAGCGCCTGCTGTGGGCAGGGGAATCCAGATCGGTGCCGGGATAGCGCGCTCCCAGGGCAACAGCCTCCACACCTGACTGGCCCTGCGGCACCAAATAGAGTCGACTCAAATCGACGAACGGCTCCCGCAGCAAGGCCCCCAGCCCGCGCAGGGGATTGACCCCGGACTTATTGAGCCCATCGGCAACGTAGGCCCAGGGGCGATCGTCGGGGAAGCGGGCGACATCGAAAACAGTGACCGGCACCAGGCCCCGTTCAGCCCGCAATTGGCGGAAGGCAAGCAGCATCTGGCGCGGCTCCTGCGGGTTATAATCCACGATATAAATGCCCGGACCTGACTTCCGATGGGCGGCGGCAACTCCCTCACAAAAAAGAGGTGTCCAGATCCAGGTTTGGAGACCTGTATTCACCCTGCCAGTCGATAGCCCATCCGGATGATGGCACTTACCAGCCAGCGATCGATGGCATACAGCCCCGCCAGGGCGATCAGGGGGGAAATGTCCAAGCCGCCGAACAGAGTGGGGATGACCGCCCGGACGGGCCGGTAAACGGCATCGGTAAGGGCGTAGAACAGGCGGGTGAGCTGATTCAGCGGCAGGCGAACACCCAACCACGACAACACCACCTGGACGATGATGAGCACTTCCAGGATTGAAATGGCGAGGCTAACAATCCGACCGAGAATGATGAGCAAGTGTCCCATGAGCTGCATAAGCGCCAATTGCTACGAAGAATAAATAATACTCACAGCCAGGTGATTGCTCAATACGAAGGCAATTCGCAGCCGTACTGAGCGGACGACCGGCTATAAGGTGCCACCAGGCCGCACGAGATGCAATACTATTTTAGCCAGCAGGTTGATGGGTTGGGAAACTTAATAAGCCTGTTTCCAGTGTCATTGAAGTGTGTATTTTCCGGGGGAGAATTGCCGAACCTATGATAGGCCCTTCTGATAAGAGACCGGATTTGAGGCTACAGATCAGGAAGCCCCTTTCCAGTAAAGAATACCGGACCCTTCCATGGGCCATGGCGTTGTTAATGGCGACCGCCTTCGCCGCCGCTTCACCCGTCGATAAGATCCATCCCACAACCTACGAGTCAGGCAAGCGCGATAAGGGAAACGTTCACGCCTGGATATTCTTCACGTGTAAGGCCCAATCCCTGGCCCGAGGGGCGGCAGAGGTCCCGGTCACTAATAAGGCTTTAGAGCGACGTGAGCGGCGGGGAGTGGTGTCCCTGGAGGAAGGCCGGGAGCTGGACCGGCGGGTCGATCCGGAATTCATACGCCAGGTGCAAGCAACGGGGGCGGTTATCCGGCGCGAGAGCCGCTGGCTGAACGCCGTGAGCGTACGGGCAACGCCCGAGCAGCTGGAATCGGTGGCCCAGTTTTCCTTTGTAACTCAAATTGAGCCCGTGCGGCAGCTGGTTCGACCGCCGCTGCCCGCCACAGCCGGTCCTTCAATTCCTGGACCGCCGGCAATGAGCCAATCAAATCAGCTCGATTACGGCCCAAGCTATAACCAATTGGCCCTGATGAACGTTCCGGCCCTTCACGACCGGGGTTACTCCGGGAAAAACATCATCGTGCTCATGCTTGACACCGGGTTCTACAAAGAGCACGAGGCCATACAGCCCGATAGAATCCTGGACGAGTACGACTTTCTGGAGAATGATCGGGAAACACAGAATGAGACTATCGCTGAGGACAGCGTTGGCCAGCACAGCCACGGCACCTATACCTATACGGCGTTGGGCGGTAACAGCCCGGGCTACCTGATCGGACCGGCCTATGAATGCAGCTTCCTGCTGGCCAAGACCGAATCAATCCCGGGCGAGTTTCAGGGAGAAGAAGACAACTACGTGGCGGGACTGGAATGGGGCGAGGCTCTGGGCGCGGATATCGTCTCCAGCTCTCTGGGGTACTTGTACTGGTACGAGTACGAAGATCTTGATGGACAAACGGCCATTACGACCAGAGCTGTGCTCTGGGCCACGCGCTTAGGCATGCTGGTGGTAACCGCCGCCGGTAACCAGAGGAACAGTTCCGATCCGCCGGGCTGGGGCGGCTATATCATCGCCCCTGCCGATGCTGATAGCATCATCGCTGTCGGTGCGGTAGACTCCAAGGGCCAGCTGACGTCATTTTCAAGCCACGGCCCGACCTACGACGGGCGCATCAAGCCGGAGGTGGTGGCTCAGGGAGTAAGCGTGTCTTGCGCCTCTCCAAGCGGACCGGCAGCGTACACCCATAAAAGTGGCACGTCGCTGGCAACACCGCTGGTGGCGGGCAGCGCGGCGCTGCTGTTTCAGGCGCACCCTACCTGGCGGCCGGCAGATGCCAGAACCGCCCTCATGGCCACCTCCAGCCGGGAAGACCGGCCGGATAACGACTACGGCTGGGGTATACCGGACCTGCTGGCAGCACTGAACTACCATGCCGGGAAGCCGGCGGAATACTATGCCCTCCAAATAGAGAAGGCATACCCCAATCCTTTTCAGGTCGGGACGAAGCCCTATATCGTCATTGAGTGGACGAAACCCTACCGGTCGGCGGTCAAGCTGGACGTCTACAATCTATTGGGCCAGCACGTGGTCAACCTGTACGTCCGTCCCTCCAAGGCGCCA includes the following:
- a CDS encoding YggT family protein, whose amino-acid sequence is MGHLLIILGRIVSLAISILEVLIIVQVVLSWLGVRLPLNQLTRLFYALTDAVYRPVRAVIPTLFGGLDISPLIALAGLYAIDRWLVSAIIRMGYRLAG
- a CDS encoding S8 family serine peptidase, which translates into the protein MATAFAAASPVDKIHPTTYESGKRDKGNVHAWIFFTCKAQSLARGAAEVPVTNKALERRERRGVVSLEEGRELDRRVDPEFIRQVQATGAVIRRESRWLNAVSVRATPEQLESVAQFSFVTQIEPVRQLVRPPLPATAGPSIPGPPAMSQSNQLDYGPSYNQLALMNVPALHDRGYSGKNIIVLMLDTGFYKEHEAIQPDRILDEYDFLENDRETQNETIAEDSVGQHSHGTYTYTALGGNSPGYLIGPAYECSFLLAKTESIPGEFQGEEDNYVAGLEWGEALGADIVSSSLGYLYWYEYEDLDGQTAITTRAVLWATRLGMLVVTAAGNQRNSSDPPGWGGYIIAPADADSIIAVGAVDSKGQLTSFSSHGPTYDGRIKPEVVAQGVSVSCASPSGPAAYTHKSGTSLATPLVAGSAALLFQAHPTWRPADARTALMATSSREDRPDNDYGWGIPDLLAALNYHAGKPAEYYALQIEKAYPNPFQVGTKPYIVIEWTKPYRSAVKLDVYNLLGQHVVNLYVRPSKAPGPGTAVWPVVDAKGRRVPSGIYLVRLTDGRGTTARRITVQ